CCAGGTAATCCCGGCAGCTGCTCCAGGCGTAATCCTCCGGTTTTTTGGCCAAACCCCAGCGGCACGGGTTGAGGTGGATGTAGATGGATAGGTTGACGGCATACGTCTCTTCATCGACGAGGATCGATTTGAACCGACCTTGGAAAACGTGGCCGACGAGCTTGTGCTTGCTTTTCAGCCAGTTTGAATACGCCGAGTTGAGATGGTGGAGCCCTTCGGAGAGGTTGGCCAGCGGGGTTTGAAGGAAGAGGTGATAATGGTTCGGCATTAGGCAAAAAGCGTTGAGGATGAAGGAGTATTTTTCGAATGTCTCGTTCATCTTGCGGACGAACTCAAAGCGGTCATGGTCGGCGAAAAATATGGCGTCCTTGCGGATGCCTCGGCATGTAACGTGATACGCCGCGTTGCGAAATTGGATGCGAAGTGGGCGAGCCATAGGGAAGCTCCGATGCCCTCAATCATTAAAGACGGCGTGGCGGGATGGGATTCTCATGGGATGCTTGGCTTTTTTCGGTCCTGAAAATATGGTATCTTTGGGGCCGTTTTACGAGAATCGGCGCATTTTTAGGAACCGCATCGTCAGTAAAATGAATGGGTTTCAGGATAACTTATATCTTAAGACCTGACCCCTATTAGTAGGAGGCATGGATGAACGTCCTCATCACCGGCATCACCGGGTTCGCCGGCAGCCACCTGGCCGAGTATATTTTAGCCGAACACCCCGACGCGCGCGTCCACGGCATCGTCCGTTGGCGCAGCCGCATGGACAACGTCGCCCACCTCGCCGGCAAAATCGAGCTCCACGAGGCCGACCTCAAAGACATGGTCTCGATGAAGAAAGCCCTGCACGCCTCCAGGCCGGACAAGATTTTCCACTTGGCCGCCCAGAGCTTCGTCCCCACTTCCTGGCGCCTTCCCGCCGAAACTTTCCAGATCAACGCCGTCGGGCAGATCAACTTGTTCGAGGCTATCCTGGACCTCAAGCTCGACCCGCGCGTCCAGATCGCCGGCTCGAGCGAAGAGTACGGTATGGTCCATCCCGACGAGGTGCCGATGAAGGAGACCAACCCCCTGCGGCCCCTCTCGCCTTACGCTGTCAGCAAGGTGGCCCAGGACCTGCTCGGCTATCAGTACTTCAAGAGCTATGGGCTGCGGGCCATCCGGACCCGCGGCTTCAACCATACCGGGCCGCGCCGCGGCGACGTTTTCGTCACATCCAACTTCGCCAAGCAGATGGCCCAGATCGAGAAAGGCCTGCGCGAGCCGGTCATCCATGTCGGCAACCTGGACGCCAAGCGCGATTTCACCGACGTCCGTGACATGGTCCGGGCCTACTGGCTGGCCACCGAGAAGGGCGAGGACGGCGACGTTTACAACGTCGGCACCGGCGGCACTATCTCCATGCACCAGCTCCTGGATATGCTGCTGGCCCTGACCAAGGTCAAGGTTCGGGTCCAGGTCGACCCCGAGCGCCTGCGACCCAGCGACGTCCAGATCCTGCAGGCCGACCCGGCTAAATTCCGCAAGCAGACCGGCTGGGAGCCGACCATCCCGTTCGAAAAGACCCTGCGCGATTTGCTGGACTATTGGCGGGCGCGGGTGTGATAGGGGTCAGGTCTTAAGATATAAGTTTTCTGACAATGCTGACAAAAAACGTCACTATATATCGGGTTTTGCCGTGAAAAGCGTGAGAAAAAATAGCGTGCCCCGATAAAACAGGATCCCGGTTTCTGATCGAAGATATGGAAGAATAGCTGAAAGACAAGCGTCATAAGAAACGGATATTTATGCCCTCACAGCGTATTTTCATTACCGGAGCGACGGGATTCGTCGGCCGGCACTTGATTGCCCACCTGAACAGGCGGGGCGGGGCGACCCGGGCCGAGATCTTCGGTTCCTGCTTTCCCGAGCGGCCGGAATCATGCGCTGATCTCTGCCGGGCCGAACGCAACGTTCGGCTTGTCCATCTGGACCTGCGCGATGCGGCGGCCGTCGAGACGGTCCTGGCCTCGATTCGGCCAGCCCGAATCTACCACCTGGCGGCGCTTTCCCAGGTCCGCCTGTCGTGGGAGAAGCGGGCCGAAACGTTCGATACCAACCTACGCGGCACGTTCAACCTCTTTGAGGCCGTGCGGAAGCACACGCCCAAGGCGCGGGTGCTCTTTGTCAGCTCGTCGGATGTCTACGGATTCCTGGAGCCGCGGCATCGGCCCTGCCGCGAGCGGGACCGGCGCGGCGTGGTCAGCCCTTACGCTTTCACCAAAGTCAGCGGCGAGCTCTTGGGCGAATTTTACGCCCTGCGCGAGAACGTGCCGATCATCGCGGCCCGGCCCTTCCCGCACACCGGGCCGGGGCAGACAGCTGATTTCGTCTGCTCGGACTGGGCTCGCCAGATCGCCCTGATCGAGAAATTCAAGGCTCACGGCGACGCCGAGGCGGCCGGCCAACGCCTCGGCCAAGGGCGGGCGGCCGAGGCCGGGGGCGGCGGAGGCGTGCCTGTCATCCGGGTCGGCAATCTAGCTCTACGGCGGGATTATTCAGATGTCCGCGATATTGTCCGGGCGTATGCCTTGCTCTTGGCCAAGGGGAAGCCGGGCGAGGTTTACAACGTCTGCTCCGGCCGCGCCACGAGCCTGGAATGGGTTCTGAAAACTCTGTTGTCCTATTCCCGCCGGAAGATCGCTTACGAGATCGACCCAGCCCGGGTCCGCAAGGTCGACATCCCGTATCTGGCCGGCGATAACGGCAAGCTGCGCCAGGCGACGGGGTGGGCGCCGCGCATTGCGCTGGAGCAGACTTTGCGCGACATCCTCGAATATTGGCGCGCCCGGGTTTAATAGGATCTATTAGGGGTCAGGTCTTAAGATATAAGTTATCTACTAGTTTGGACGTAAATTTGCTCCCAATGACAATAAATGGCTCGAGGAAACTTATATCTTAAGACCTGACCCCTATTTTCTGTCTTTATAATAATTCTCGTAAAATGCCTTATACTCGGTGCTTTTTTCTTTAATCTTGCGCCACCAGGCCTGATTCTCGACATACCACCGGACCGTCCCCTCCAGCCCATCCTCGAAGTCGATCTCCCGTCTCCAACCGAGCGCCTTGAGCTTGCGGCAATCGACGGCGTAGCGCCGGTCGTGGCCGAGCCGGTCGGGGACGAAC
The Candidatus Aminicenantes bacterium genome window above contains:
- a CDS encoding GDP-mannose 4,6-dehydratase, which encodes MPSQRIFITGATGFVGRHLIAHLNRRGGATRAEIFGSCFPERPESCADLCRAERNVRLVHLDLRDAAAVETVLASIRPARIYHLAALSQVRLSWEKRAETFDTNLRGTFNLFEAVRKHTPKARVLFVSSSDVYGFLEPRHRPCRERDRRGVVSPYAFTKVSGELLGEFYALRENVPIIAARPFPHTGPGQTADFVCSDWARQIALIEKFKAHGDAEAAGQRLGQGRAAEAGGGGGVPVIRVGNLALRRDYSDVRDIVRAYALLLAKGKPGEVYNVCSGRATSLEWVLKTLLSYSRRKIAYEIDPARVRKVDIPYLAGDNGKLRQATGWAPRIALEQTLRDILEYWRARV
- a CDS encoding GDP-mannose 4,6-dehydratase, producing the protein MNVLITGITGFAGSHLAEYILAEHPDARVHGIVRWRSRMDNVAHLAGKIELHEADLKDMVSMKKALHASRPDKIFHLAAQSFVPTSWRLPAETFQINAVGQINLFEAILDLKLDPRVQIAGSSEEYGMVHPDEVPMKETNPLRPLSPYAVSKVAQDLLGYQYFKSYGLRAIRTRGFNHTGPRRGDVFVTSNFAKQMAQIEKGLREPVIHVGNLDAKRDFTDVRDMVRAYWLATEKGEDGDVYNVGTGGTISMHQLLDMLLALTKVKVRVQVDPERLRPSDVQILQADPAKFRKQTGWEPTIPFEKTLRDLLDYWRARV